The proteins below come from a single Drosophila suzukii chromosome X, CBGP_Dsuzu_IsoJpt1.0, whole genome shotgun sequence genomic window:
- the sgg gene encoding uncharacterized protein sgg isoform X5, which yields MATTTTTQAAGAAPALNLLPASNNNINNALNINNNNAISQPIKIPLNERFSSQTSTGSADSGVIVSSASQQQLQLPPPRSSSGSLSLPQVPPGGKWRQKQHRQQLLLSQDSGIENGVTTRPSKAKDTQGVGKGKPSHNAIGSKESGEQSNSSSESLGSNCSETQDQQRVRASSALELSSVDNPTVVGASNVANNILRSRIKYKSTNSTGTQGFDVEDRIDEVEICDDDVDCDDVEIEEEDDGVNVDDDVEEADNDNQSDSQSGIIINLKSKTEQQVGEEEQAAREVDVKPKNRLLPPDQAELTVAAAIARRRDAKSLATDGHIYFPLLKISEDPHIDSKLINRKDGLQDTMYYLDEFGSPKLREKFARKQKQLLAKQQKQMMKRERRSEEQRKKRNTTVASNLAASGAVVDETKDDYKQQPHCDTSSRSKHNSVPNPPSHLHDDHHIDVDVEEDVDANSHMDNGVVKMRRHSHDNHYDRIPQSNSTTITTRPKNDRQSQDTGDIEQGAEPDLEGYADEDSDESGENVKTAKLARTQSCVSWTKVVQKFKNILGRDGSKITTVVATPGQGTDRVQEVSYTDTKVIGNGSFGVVFQAKLCDTGELVAIKKVLQDRRFKNRELQIMRKLEHCNIVKLLYFFYSSGEKLAEFPIDLGIFASVLKPQRDEVFLNLVLEYIPETVYKVARQYAKTKQTIPINFIRLYMYQLFRSLAYIHSLGICHRDIKPQNLLLDPETAVLKLCDFGSAKQLLHGEPNVSYICSRYYRAPELIFGAINYTTKIDVWSAGCVLAELLLGQPIFPGDSGVDQLVEVIKVLGTPTREQIREMNPNYTEFKFPQIKSHPWQKVFRIRTPTEAINLVSLLLEYTPSARITPLKACAHPFFDELRMEGNHTLPNGREMPPLFNFTEHELSIQPSLVPQLLPKHLQNASGPGGNRSSAGGAASAAASGSTSISSTGSGASAEGSSQPQGTAAAAGSGSGGAAAGAGGTSAGGPGSGNNSSSGGGAPGAPSAVAAAANAAVAGGGGGGVGAAATAASAAGAMAASNASGANVTDS from the exons AtggcaacaacaaccacaacgCAGGCAGCAGGAGCTGCACCAGCTCTCAATTTATTGCCCGCCagcaataataatataaataatgcaCTAAACATTAATAATAACAACGCGATAAGCCAGCCGATTAAAATACCGCTGAACGAGCGCTTCTCATCGCAAACATCGACAGGTTCGGCGGACAGTGGCGTAATTGTTTCCAGTGCAtcgcagcagcaactgcagtTGCCGCCACCTCGCAGTAGCAGTGGCTCGCTGAGTTTGCCACAGGTGCCACCTGGCGGCAAGTGGCGGCAGAAGCAGCATCGGCAGCAGTTGCTGCTCAGTCAAGATAGCGGCATCGAAAACGGCGTCACGACCCGTCCATCGAAAGCCAAGGATACTCAGGGTGTGGGAAAAGGAAAACCGAGCCATAACGCCATAGGCTCCAAGGAGAGCGGGGAGCAATCGAACAGCAGCAGCGAAAGCCTAGGCAGCAATTGttccgagacccaggatcagCAGAGAGTAAGAGCCTCTTCCGCTCTAGAGCTCAGCAGTGTGGACAATCCCACTGTCGTAGGTGCGAGTAATGTGGCTAACAACATCCTGCGAAGCCGCATCAAGTACAAGAGTACCAATAGCACCGGGACCCAGGGATTCGATGTGGAGGATCGCATCGATGAGGTAGAAATCTGTGATGATGACGTTGACTGCGATGACGTGGAaatcgaggaggaggacgatgGCGTCAATGTGGACGACGATGTCGAGGAGGCCGACAACGACAACCAATCTGACAGTCAGTCGGGTATTATAATAAACCTCAAGAGCAAGACCGAGCAACAGGTGGGGGAGGAGGAGCAGGCGGCAAGGGAGGTGGATGTTAAACCCAAGAACCGATTACTGCCACCCGATCAGGCGGAATTAACAGTGGCAGCGGCCATAGCTCGTCGTCGCGATGCCAAGAGTCTCGCCACCGACGGCCACATATACTTTCCCCTGCTCAAGATCAGCGAGGATCCGCACATTGATTCCAAGCTGATCAATCGCAAGGACGGCCTCCAGGATACCATGTATTACCTGGACGAGTTTGGCAGTCCCAAGTTGAGGGAGAAGTTCGCCCGCAAGCAGAAACAGCTGCTTGCCAAGCAGCAGAAACAAATGATGAAGAGGGAGAGGAGGAGCGAGGAGCAGCGCAAGAAGCGAAACACCACCGTGGCATCCAATTTGGCTGCCAGCGGTGCGGTGGTGGATGAGACCAAAGATGATTATAAGCAACAACCACACTGTGATACTAGCTCTAGGAGCAAACATAACTCGGTACCCAATCCCCCTAGCCATCTCCATGATGATCACCATATCGATGTGGATGTAGAAGAGGACGTGGATGCCAACAGCCACATGGACAACGGTGTAGTTAAGATGCGCCGCCACAGCCACGACAACCACTACGATAGAATTCCCCAGAGCAATTCAACCACAATCACCACCCGCCCTAAAAACGATCGGCAGTCGCAGGACACCGGAGATATCGAGCAAGGAGCCGAACCAGATCTCGAAGGTTACGCAGATGAGGACAGCGATGAGAGTGGCGAGAACGTTAAGACTGCCAAATTGGCCAGAACTCAGTCCTGCGTCAGTTGGACCAAAGTGGTGCAAAAGTTCAAAAACATACTAG GTCGCGATGGTTCTAAAATTACAACAGTTGTTGCAACACCCGGCCAAGGCACCGATCGCGTACAAGAGGTCTCCTATACAGACACTAAGGTCATCGGCAATGGCAGCTTCGGCGTCGTGTTCCAGGCAAAGCTTTGCGATACCGGCGAACTGGTGGCAATCAAAAAAGTTTTACAAGACAGACGATTTAAG AATCGCGAATTGCAAATTATGCGCAAATTGGAGCATTGTAATATTGTAAAGCTTTTGTACTTTTTCTATTCGAGCGGTGAAAAG CTGGCCGAGTTCCCCATCGATTTGGGCATATTCGCGAGTGTGCTCAAGCCCCAG CGTGATGAAGTATTTTTGAATTTAGTCCTCGAATATATACCAGAAACCGTATACAAAGTGGCTCGCCAATATGCCAAAACCAAGCAAACGATACCAATCAACTTTATTCGG CTCTACATGTATCAACTGTTTAGAAGTTTGGCCTACATCCACTCGCTGGGCATTTGCCATCGTGATATCAAGCCGCAGAACCTTCTGCTCGATCCGGAGACGGCTGTGCTGAAGCTCTGTGACTTCGGCAGTGCCAAACAGCTGCTGCACGGCGAGCCGAATGTGTCGTACATCTGCTCTCGGTATTACCGCGCCCCCGAGCTCATCTTTGGCGCCATCAATTATACAACAAAGATCG ATGTGTGGAGTGCCGGTTGCGTTTTGGCCGAGCTACTGCTGGGCCAGCCCATCTTCCCTGGCGATTCCGGTGTCGATCAGCTTGTCGAGGTCATCAAGGTCCTGGGCACACCCACAAGAGAACAGATACGCGAAATGAATCCAAACTATACGGAATTTAAGTTCCCACAAATTAAGAGTCATCCATGGCAGAAA GTTTTCCGTATACGCACTCCTACAGAAGCTATCAACTTGGTGTCCCTGCTGCTCGAGTACACGCCCAGTGCACGGATCACACCGCTCAAGGCCTGTGCACATCCGTTCTTCGACGAGCTGCGCATGGAGGGCAACCACACCTTGCCCAACGGTCGCGAGATGCCGCCGCTGTTCAACTTCACCGAGCATG AACTCTCGATACAGCCCAGCCTAGTGCCACAGTTGTTGCCCAAGCATCTGCAGAATGCATCCGGACCTGGCGGCAATCGATCCTCAGCCGGCGGCGCAGCCTCTGCTGCGGCCAGCGGCTCCACCAGCATCTCGTCAACGGGTAGTGGCGCCTCGGCGGAAGGATCCTCTCAGCCGCAGGGCACAGCAGCAGCTGCGGGATCGGGATctggaggagcagcagcaggagccgGCGGAACGAGTGCCGGGGGACCCGGGTctggcaacaacagcagcagcggcggcggaGCACCGGGAGCGCCGTCTGCCGTGGCAGCTGCTGCCAATGCCGCGGTCGccggtggtggtggtggcggtgtCGGTGCGGCGGCCACTGCTGCCTCAGCAGCTGGCGCTATGGCCGCGAGCAACGCCAGCGGCGCCAACGTAACAG aTTCATAG
- the sgg gene encoding uncharacterized protein sgg isoform X2, with protein sequence MATTTTTQAAGAAPALNLLPASNNNINNALNINNNNAISQPIKIPLNERFSSQTSTGSADSGVIVSSASQQQLQLPPPRSSSGSLSLPQVPPGGKWRQKQHRQQLLLSQDSGIENGVTTRPSKAKDTQGVGKGKPSHNAIGSKESGEQSNSSSESLGSNCSETQDQQRVRASSALELSSVDNPTVVGASNVANNILRSRIKYKSTNSTGTQGFDVEDRIDEVEICDDDVDCDDVEIEEEDDGVNVDDDVEEADNDNQSDSQSGIIINLKSKTEQQVGEEEQAAREVDVKPKNRLLPPDQAELTVAAAIARRRDAKSLATDGHIYFPLLKISEDPHIDSKLINRKDGLQDTMYYLDEFGSPKLREKFARKQKQLLAKQQKQMMKRERRSEEQRKKRNTTVASNLAASGAVVDETKDDYKQQPHCDTSSRSKHNSVPNPPSHLHDDHHIDVDVEEDVDANSHMDNGVVKMRRHSHDNHYDRIPQSNSTTITTRPKNDRQSQDTGDIEQGAEPDLEGYADEDSDESGENVKTAKLARTQSCVSWTKVVQKFKNILGRDGSKITTVVATPGQGTDRVQEVSYTDTKVIGNGSFGVVFQAKLCDTGELVAIKKVLQDRRFKNRELQIMRKLEHCNIVKLLYFFYSSGEKRDEVFLNLVLEYIPETVYKVARQYAKTKQTIPINFIRLYMYQLFRSLAYIHSLGICHRDIKPQNLLLDPETAVLKLCDFGSAKQLLHGEPNVSYICSRYYRAPELIFGAINYTTKIDVWSAGCVLAELLLGQPIFPGDSGVDQLVEVIKVLGTPTREQIREMNPNYTEFKFPQIKSHPWQKVFRIRTPTEAINLVSLLLEYTPSARITPLKACAHPFFDELRMEGNHTLPNGREMPPLFNFTEHELSIQPSLVPQLLPKHLQNASGPGGNRSSAGGAASAAASGSTSISSTGSGASAEGSSQPQGTAAAAGSGSGGAAAGAGGTSAGGPGSGNNSSSGGGAPGAPSAVAAAANAAVAGGGGGGVGAAATAASAAGAMAASNASGANVTGSQSNSALNSSGSGGSGSGNGEAGGSGSGCGSGSGGGNGGDKDAGDSGAAGSGAGAAETEAAASG encoded by the exons AtggcaacaacaaccacaacgCAGGCAGCAGGAGCTGCACCAGCTCTCAATTTATTGCCCGCCagcaataataatataaataatgcaCTAAACATTAATAATAACAACGCGATAAGCCAGCCGATTAAAATACCGCTGAACGAGCGCTTCTCATCGCAAACATCGACAGGTTCGGCGGACAGTGGCGTAATTGTTTCCAGTGCAtcgcagcagcaactgcagtTGCCGCCACCTCGCAGTAGCAGTGGCTCGCTGAGTTTGCCACAGGTGCCACCTGGCGGCAAGTGGCGGCAGAAGCAGCATCGGCAGCAGTTGCTGCTCAGTCAAGATAGCGGCATCGAAAACGGCGTCACGACCCGTCCATCGAAAGCCAAGGATACTCAGGGTGTGGGAAAAGGAAAACCGAGCCATAACGCCATAGGCTCCAAGGAGAGCGGGGAGCAATCGAACAGCAGCAGCGAAAGCCTAGGCAGCAATTGttccgagacccaggatcagCAGAGAGTAAGAGCCTCTTCCGCTCTAGAGCTCAGCAGTGTGGACAATCCCACTGTCGTAGGTGCGAGTAATGTGGCTAACAACATCCTGCGAAGCCGCATCAAGTACAAGAGTACCAATAGCACCGGGACCCAGGGATTCGATGTGGAGGATCGCATCGATGAGGTAGAAATCTGTGATGATGACGTTGACTGCGATGACGTGGAaatcgaggaggaggacgatgGCGTCAATGTGGACGACGATGTCGAGGAGGCCGACAACGACAACCAATCTGACAGTCAGTCGGGTATTATAATAAACCTCAAGAGCAAGACCGAGCAACAGGTGGGGGAGGAGGAGCAGGCGGCAAGGGAGGTGGATGTTAAACCCAAGAACCGATTACTGCCACCCGATCAGGCGGAATTAACAGTGGCAGCGGCCATAGCTCGTCGTCGCGATGCCAAGAGTCTCGCCACCGACGGCCACATATACTTTCCCCTGCTCAAGATCAGCGAGGATCCGCACATTGATTCCAAGCTGATCAATCGCAAGGACGGCCTCCAGGATACCATGTATTACCTGGACGAGTTTGGCAGTCCCAAGTTGAGGGAGAAGTTCGCCCGCAAGCAGAAACAGCTGCTTGCCAAGCAGCAGAAACAAATGATGAAGAGGGAGAGGAGGAGCGAGGAGCAGCGCAAGAAGCGAAACACCACCGTGGCATCCAATTTGGCTGCCAGCGGTGCGGTGGTGGATGAGACCAAAGATGATTATAAGCAACAACCACACTGTGATACTAGCTCTAGGAGCAAACATAACTCGGTACCCAATCCCCCTAGCCATCTCCATGATGATCACCATATCGATGTGGATGTAGAAGAGGACGTGGATGCCAACAGCCACATGGACAACGGTGTAGTTAAGATGCGCCGCCACAGCCACGACAACCACTACGATAGAATTCCCCAGAGCAATTCAACCACAATCACCACCCGCCCTAAAAACGATCGGCAGTCGCAGGACACCGGAGATATCGAGCAAGGAGCCGAACCAGATCTCGAAGGTTACGCAGATGAGGACAGCGATGAGAGTGGCGAGAACGTTAAGACTGCCAAATTGGCCAGAACTCAGTCCTGCGTCAGTTGGACCAAAGTGGTGCAAAAGTTCAAAAACATACTAG GTCGCGATGGTTCTAAAATTACAACAGTTGTTGCAACACCCGGCCAAGGCACCGATCGCGTACAAGAGGTCTCCTATACAGACACTAAGGTCATCGGCAATGGCAGCTTCGGCGTCGTGTTCCAGGCAAAGCTTTGCGATACCGGCGAACTGGTGGCAATCAAAAAAGTTTTACAAGACAGACGATTTAAG AATCGCGAATTGCAAATTATGCGCAAATTGGAGCATTGTAATATTGTAAAGCTTTTGTACTTTTTCTATTCGAGCGGTGAAAAG CGTGATGAAGTATTTTTGAATTTAGTCCTCGAATATATACCAGAAACCGTATACAAAGTGGCTCGCCAATATGCCAAAACCAAGCAAACGATACCAATCAACTTTATTCGG CTCTACATGTATCAACTGTTTAGAAGTTTGGCCTACATCCACTCGCTGGGCATTTGCCATCGTGATATCAAGCCGCAGAACCTTCTGCTCGATCCGGAGACGGCTGTGCTGAAGCTCTGTGACTTCGGCAGTGCCAAACAGCTGCTGCACGGCGAGCCGAATGTGTCGTACATCTGCTCTCGGTATTACCGCGCCCCCGAGCTCATCTTTGGCGCCATCAATTATACAACAAAGATCG ATGTGTGGAGTGCCGGTTGCGTTTTGGCCGAGCTACTGCTGGGCCAGCCCATCTTCCCTGGCGATTCCGGTGTCGATCAGCTTGTCGAGGTCATCAAGGTCCTGGGCACACCCACAAGAGAACAGATACGCGAAATGAATCCAAACTATACGGAATTTAAGTTCCCACAAATTAAGAGTCATCCATGGCAGAAA GTTTTCCGTATACGCACTCCTACAGAAGCTATCAACTTGGTGTCCCTGCTGCTCGAGTACACGCCCAGTGCACGGATCACACCGCTCAAGGCCTGTGCACATCCGTTCTTCGACGAGCTGCGCATGGAGGGCAACCACACCTTGCCCAACGGTCGCGAGATGCCGCCGCTGTTCAACTTCACCGAGCATG AACTCTCGATACAGCCCAGCCTAGTGCCACAGTTGTTGCCCAAGCATCTGCAGAATGCATCCGGACCTGGCGGCAATCGATCCTCAGCCGGCGGCGCAGCCTCTGCTGCGGCCAGCGGCTCCACCAGCATCTCGTCAACGGGTAGTGGCGCCTCGGCGGAAGGATCCTCTCAGCCGCAGGGCACAGCAGCAGCTGCGGGATCGGGATctggaggagcagcagcaggagccgGCGGAACGAGTGCCGGGGGACCCGGGTctggcaacaacagcagcagcggcggcggaGCACCGGGAGCGCCGTCTGCCGTGGCAGCTGCTGCCAATGCCGCGGTCGccggtggtggtggtggcggtgtCGGTGCGGCGGCCACTGCTGCCTCAGCAGCTGGCGCTATGGCCGCGAGCAACGCCAGCGGCGCCAACGTAACAG GTTCTCAGTCGAACAGCGCCCTGAACAGCAGCGGAAGTGGCGGAAGCGGCAGCGGAAACGGAGAGGCAGGCGGCTCGGGATCGGGATGCGGATCGGGATCAGGAGGTGGAAATGGCGGGGATAAGGACGCAGGAGACAGTGGAGCAGCCGGATctggagcaggagcagcagaaACCGAGGCAGCGGCGTCGGGTTAG
- the sgg gene encoding uncharacterized protein sgg isoform X4, whose protein sequence is MATTTTTQAAGAAPALNLLPASNNNINNALNINNNNAISQPIKIPLNERFSSQTSTGSADSGVIVSSASQQQLQLPPPRSSSGSLSLPQVPPGGKWRQKQHRQQLLLSQDSGIENGVTTRPSKAKDTQGVGKGKPSHNAIGSKESGEQSNSSSESLGSNCSETQDQQRVRASSALELSSVDNPTVVGASNVANNILRSRIKYKSTNSTGTQGFDVEDRIDEVEICDDDVDCDDVEIEEEDDGVNVDDDVEEADNDNQSDSQSGIIINLKSKTEQQVGEEEQAAREVDVKPKNRLLPPDQAELTVAAAIARRRDAKSLATDGHIYFPLLKISEDPHIDSKLINRKDGLQDTMYYLDEFGSPKLREKFARKQKQLLAKQQKQMMKRERRSEEQRKKRNTTVASNLAASGAVVDETKDDYKQQPHCDTSSRSKHNSVPNPPSHLHDDHHIDVDVEEDVDANSHMDNGVVKMRRHSHDNHYDRIPQSNSTTITTRPKNDRQSQDTGDIEQGAEPDLEGYADEDSDESGENVKTAKLARTQSCVSWTKVVQKFKNILGRDGSKITTVVATPGQGTDRVQEVSYTDTKVIGNGSFGVVFQAKLCDTGELVAIKKVLQDRRFKNRELQIMRKLEHCNIVKLLYFFYSSGEKRDEVFLNLVLEYIPETVYKVARQYAKTKQTIPINFIRLYMYQLFRSLAYIHSLGICHRDIKPQNLLLDPETAVLKLCDFGSAKQLLHGEPNVSYICSRYYRAPELIFGAINYTTKIDVWSAGCVLAELLLGQPIFPGDSGVDQLVEVIKVLGTPTREQIREMNPNYTEFKFPQIKSHPWQKVFRIRTPTEAINLVSLLLEYTPSARITPLKACAHPFFDELRMEGNHTLPNGREMPPLFNFTEHELSIQPSLVPQLLPKHLQNASGPGGNRSSAGGAASAAASGSTSISSTGSGASAEGSSQPQGTAAAAGSGSGGAAAGAGGTSAGGPGSGNNSSSGGGAPGAPSAVAAAANAAVAGGGGGGVGAAATAASAAGAMAASNASGANVTAGINLMLRPHRKLPLSGKPFLRNPANI, encoded by the exons AtggcaacaacaaccacaacgCAGGCAGCAGGAGCTGCACCAGCTCTCAATTTATTGCCCGCCagcaataataatataaataatgcaCTAAACATTAATAATAACAACGCGATAAGCCAGCCGATTAAAATACCGCTGAACGAGCGCTTCTCATCGCAAACATCGACAGGTTCGGCGGACAGTGGCGTAATTGTTTCCAGTGCAtcgcagcagcaactgcagtTGCCGCCACCTCGCAGTAGCAGTGGCTCGCTGAGTTTGCCACAGGTGCCACCTGGCGGCAAGTGGCGGCAGAAGCAGCATCGGCAGCAGTTGCTGCTCAGTCAAGATAGCGGCATCGAAAACGGCGTCACGACCCGTCCATCGAAAGCCAAGGATACTCAGGGTGTGGGAAAAGGAAAACCGAGCCATAACGCCATAGGCTCCAAGGAGAGCGGGGAGCAATCGAACAGCAGCAGCGAAAGCCTAGGCAGCAATTGttccgagacccaggatcagCAGAGAGTAAGAGCCTCTTCCGCTCTAGAGCTCAGCAGTGTGGACAATCCCACTGTCGTAGGTGCGAGTAATGTGGCTAACAACATCCTGCGAAGCCGCATCAAGTACAAGAGTACCAATAGCACCGGGACCCAGGGATTCGATGTGGAGGATCGCATCGATGAGGTAGAAATCTGTGATGATGACGTTGACTGCGATGACGTGGAaatcgaggaggaggacgatgGCGTCAATGTGGACGACGATGTCGAGGAGGCCGACAACGACAACCAATCTGACAGTCAGTCGGGTATTATAATAAACCTCAAGAGCAAGACCGAGCAACAGGTGGGGGAGGAGGAGCAGGCGGCAAGGGAGGTGGATGTTAAACCCAAGAACCGATTACTGCCACCCGATCAGGCGGAATTAACAGTGGCAGCGGCCATAGCTCGTCGTCGCGATGCCAAGAGTCTCGCCACCGACGGCCACATATACTTTCCCCTGCTCAAGATCAGCGAGGATCCGCACATTGATTCCAAGCTGATCAATCGCAAGGACGGCCTCCAGGATACCATGTATTACCTGGACGAGTTTGGCAGTCCCAAGTTGAGGGAGAAGTTCGCCCGCAAGCAGAAACAGCTGCTTGCCAAGCAGCAGAAACAAATGATGAAGAGGGAGAGGAGGAGCGAGGAGCAGCGCAAGAAGCGAAACACCACCGTGGCATCCAATTTGGCTGCCAGCGGTGCGGTGGTGGATGAGACCAAAGATGATTATAAGCAACAACCACACTGTGATACTAGCTCTAGGAGCAAACATAACTCGGTACCCAATCCCCCTAGCCATCTCCATGATGATCACCATATCGATGTGGATGTAGAAGAGGACGTGGATGCCAACAGCCACATGGACAACGGTGTAGTTAAGATGCGCCGCCACAGCCACGACAACCACTACGATAGAATTCCCCAGAGCAATTCAACCACAATCACCACCCGCCCTAAAAACGATCGGCAGTCGCAGGACACCGGAGATATCGAGCAAGGAGCCGAACCAGATCTCGAAGGTTACGCAGATGAGGACAGCGATGAGAGTGGCGAGAACGTTAAGACTGCCAAATTGGCCAGAACTCAGTCCTGCGTCAGTTGGACCAAAGTGGTGCAAAAGTTCAAAAACATACTAG GTCGCGATGGTTCTAAAATTACAACAGTTGTTGCAACACCCGGCCAAGGCACCGATCGCGTACAAGAGGTCTCCTATACAGACACTAAGGTCATCGGCAATGGCAGCTTCGGCGTCGTGTTCCAGGCAAAGCTTTGCGATACCGGCGAACTGGTGGCAATCAAAAAAGTTTTACAAGACAGACGATTTAAG AATCGCGAATTGCAAATTATGCGCAAATTGGAGCATTGTAATATTGTAAAGCTTTTGTACTTTTTCTATTCGAGCGGTGAAAAG CGTGATGAAGTATTTTTGAATTTAGTCCTCGAATATATACCAGAAACCGTATACAAAGTGGCTCGCCAATATGCCAAAACCAAGCAAACGATACCAATCAACTTTATTCGG CTCTACATGTATCAACTGTTTAGAAGTTTGGCCTACATCCACTCGCTGGGCATTTGCCATCGTGATATCAAGCCGCAGAACCTTCTGCTCGATCCGGAGACGGCTGTGCTGAAGCTCTGTGACTTCGGCAGTGCCAAACAGCTGCTGCACGGCGAGCCGAATGTGTCGTACATCTGCTCTCGGTATTACCGCGCCCCCGAGCTCATCTTTGGCGCCATCAATTATACAACAAAGATCG ATGTGTGGAGTGCCGGTTGCGTTTTGGCCGAGCTACTGCTGGGCCAGCCCATCTTCCCTGGCGATTCCGGTGTCGATCAGCTTGTCGAGGTCATCAAGGTCCTGGGCACACCCACAAGAGAACAGATACGCGAAATGAATCCAAACTATACGGAATTTAAGTTCCCACAAATTAAGAGTCATCCATGGCAGAAA GTTTTCCGTATACGCACTCCTACAGAAGCTATCAACTTGGTGTCCCTGCTGCTCGAGTACACGCCCAGTGCACGGATCACACCGCTCAAGGCCTGTGCACATCCGTTCTTCGACGAGCTGCGCATGGAGGGCAACCACACCTTGCCCAACGGTCGCGAGATGCCGCCGCTGTTCAACTTCACCGAGCATG AACTCTCGATACAGCCCAGCCTAGTGCCACAGTTGTTGCCCAAGCATCTGCAGAATGCATCCGGACCTGGCGGCAATCGATCCTCAGCCGGCGGCGCAGCCTCTGCTGCGGCCAGCGGCTCCACCAGCATCTCGTCAACGGGTAGTGGCGCCTCGGCGGAAGGATCCTCTCAGCCGCAGGGCACAGCAGCAGCTGCGGGATCGGGATctggaggagcagcagcaggagccgGCGGAACGAGTGCCGGGGGACCCGGGTctggcaacaacagcagcagcggcggcggaGCACCGGGAGCGCCGTCTGCCGTGGCAGCTGCTGCCAATGCCGCGGTCGccggtggtggtggtggcggtgtCGGTGCGGCGGCCACTGCTGCCTCAGCAGCTGGCGCTATGGCCGCGAGCAACGCCAGCGGCGCCAACGTAACAG CTGGTATCAATCTCATGCTGAGGCCGCACCGCAAATTGCCGTTGTCAGGGAAACCCTTCCTGCGCAATCCGGCCAACATATGA